Proteins found in one Lutimonas zeaxanthinifaciens genomic segment:
- a CDS encoding LUD domain-containing protein yields the protein MSFFNKFFKNIVKTSQKEDIQKTGEGEDELSIDELFVKKFIHKGGKFLYCSEADEVERNLMQVLEENQWNNVITFNEELRELLTKIKSAKTSKIIPSLPFITYCECLIANDGSIMFSSRQLKDKKLKDLPNNFIVYARTSQIVKDSRDGISGIRNRSEKNSPTIISSIKDFIVNKTETDFMSYGNTNSKTLYLLLLEDL from the coding sequence ATGAGTTTTTTCAATAAATTTTTTAAAAATATCGTTAAAACTTCTCAGAAAGAGGATATCCAAAAGACAGGCGAAGGAGAGGATGAACTTTCTATCGATGAGCTTTTCGTGAAAAAATTTATCCATAAAGGAGGCAAGTTTTTATATTGTTCAGAAGCAGATGAGGTTGAAAGAAATTTGATGCAGGTTCTTGAAGAAAATCAATGGAACAATGTGATTACTTTCAATGAGGAACTGAGAGAATTGCTTACTAAAATAAAAAGTGCCAAAACCAGTAAAATTATCCCTTCACTACCCTTTATTACTTATTGTGAATGTTTAATTGCCAATGACGGGAGTATCATGTTTTCATCCAGGCAGTTAAAAGATAAAAAACTAAAAGACCTTCCCAATAATTTTATAGTTTACGCAAGAACAAGTCAAATTGTTAAGGATTCAAGAGATGGAATATCCGGAATCAGGAACAGGTCTGAAAAGAATTCACCTACTATTATAAGTTCAATTAAAGATTTTATTGTAAACAAAACTGAGACCGATTTTATGAGTTATGGCAATACTAATTCCAAAACTTTATATTTGTTGCTGCTAGAAGACTTGTAA
- a CDS encoding phosphatidate cytidylyltransferase, whose amino-acid sequence MNNFTKRIVFGLLYAGLVFASTTLGAVFFYSLFLVFMMLCIYEFIKIIDLKSIYPYLLGATSFFTAVISNNNLVVFEDDSSEKLILSIFMAAIYFSFILALVSSRKIGIQYLGKNFLTLMYIIIPFSLLIKIPYLNFEGRFDTSIIIGIFILIWSNDVFAFLIGKNFGKHKLIERVSPNKTVEGFLGGFIFTFIAGYVVAKYCSSIQPLQWFTIAILVSTFGVLGDLIESMFKRQAKIKDSSNLLPGHGGFLDRLDSVIFATPFIFIYLFLTT is encoded by the coding sequence ATGAACAACTTTACCAAACGTATTGTCTTTGGCCTTCTCTACGCAGGTCTTGTATTTGCTTCAACTACGCTGGGAGCTGTTTTTTTCTACAGCCTGTTTTTAGTTTTCATGATGCTCTGTATTTATGAATTTATCAAAATAATTGATTTAAAAAGTATTTATCCCTATTTGCTCGGAGCCACTTCTTTTTTTACAGCGGTCATATCAAACAATAATCTTGTTGTATTTGAAGATGACTCTTCTGAGAAATTGATATTATCAATTTTTATGGCTGCCATATATTTTTCCTTTATTCTGGCCCTGGTTTCTTCAAGGAAGATCGGAATTCAATATCTTGGAAAGAATTTTTTAACCCTGATGTACATCATCATACCATTTTCCTTGCTCATTAAGATTCCTTACCTGAATTTTGAAGGACGATTTGACACCTCGATAATTATTGGAATTTTCATCCTGATCTGGAGTAACGACGTATTTGCCTTTTTGATAGGGAAAAATTTTGGAAAACATAAACTGATCGAAAGAGTGTCGCCAAATAAAACAGTAGAAGGCTTTTTAGGAGGTTTCATTTTTACATTCATTGCAGGTTATGTGGTTGCCAAATATTGCTCGAGCATACAACCTCTTCAATGGTTTACCATTGCCATTTTAGTAAGTACATTTGGCGTTTTAGGAGATTTGATAGAATCCATGTTCAAACGTCAGGCCAAAATAAAAGACAGCAGTAATTTACTTCCGGGCCATGGAGGTTTTCTAGATAGACTCGATAGTGTTATCTTTGCTACACCATTTATTTTTATATATCTATTTCTCACTACCTAA